The following is a genomic window from Anopheles aquasalis chromosome 3, idAnoAquaMG_Q_19, whole genome shotgun sequence.
TAACACGAACCGTTCTCGGCCACCGAGCGATGATCGAAGATGGTGTAATCGatgtccagcaccagcagccgtttGCCTTCCCGCGGCGGATTCAGTTCCTTGATGGTGTACTCCTTAATGCGTTTGTTGATCTTTGTGAGATAGATTTCCTTGTTCTCCAGCGGCACAttatcttcctcctccttgtccAGATCGTTCACGACGCTACCGATGTCGGTTGGCCGTGAAGATGCCTCCATAATGTCGCTTTCCAGCGACCCAACCTGTGACGTCAACGGGCTCCAATCAGTGTACATCCCGGGCCGTACTCCACACGGTTCCGGTACTTACCATCATCAGCTTAAAGTTGGGCTTCAGTTCTAGGACCCCGAGCCTCACATCATCCGTCACTGGCTTCCCTGCGGTGGGCCGAAAACCGGGGGTAAGAAAAAATCCATCGAGCCTACTTTGCCGGAAGAGCTTACCTTTATGTTTCAAATTCAGCAGCTTCTGTCGCTCCGGGCGCACCTGTGTCTTTTTGCAAATCTCGTGCCGCAGCACGGCCACTGTGTCGTGTTCGGTGAGGTCCTCGATCGGGAACTCCTTGCCACTCCACTTGATAATTATCGTTACCTCCTTCGCATCCATGGCAGGCGAGCGTTTTGCGTGTCCGGATTCCCTGATGATTCCGCGAATGACGACTCccggtttcttcttccccgCGCCGTcggtttcttttcctcttttcgcACGCACGTCAAACCGGCGCCAAACTTCGAAAATGTTCAAACGTAAACACGGAATTCCGAAGAAGCTACCATGGACGACGATCTACAACCGATGAGGGAGTTTTTGTGTGAATTTCCGTTCCTCGTCGAGCTGGGTCGCTTCCACTTTATCGGATTGTACAAGCAGGTAAGCACCGTGAGTGTATCTAACCGCAGACCGATCCCTAACATCCCGGTTTTCTGTTTTAGATCTATAAATTAGATATACGATTCCCAAGGTTCCCCAGCGTCGAACAGCACTGCCTAGCCATATATCGCGGGCACATCCAAGTTCACGTGCCTGTCGAACGATTATCCTTGGACGGCCCAAAATCCTTCATCTCCAGCATAATCGAGTTTCTTAACGGACAATCGAAAGAGGACGGAGCTGCCGTGCGCCAACAACAGGCAACCCGTGATCTGACCGCGGTCGCATTTGAATTGCTGGCGATCCAACAGAACCATCGCTGTGATGTGGCCTTTAACCAAGATATCACTCACGTAGAGATCACGGCCTTAAGACATGGCAAACACCACACGCTAGTGCTGGACCGTACATCGGGACAGCAATTTAAAATCGTCCGCCACTCACTTCCCGAACCTGCTGTAACGGAGTCCTTCCAACGGCAGACGACTCTCGAGCGTCATTGGCACATTTTTTGCGACACACTCGATCAACTGGAAGAGTTTTACGGTAACCTGAATACGATCGACGAGCTGTGCTATGTTGTGCATCCTACAGACATCGATACAAAGACCGCCTGGAGGGTGTTCAAGTACGATCGGAAAGTGTTTCTTAAGATAGCTCTCCACCCGCTGCAACCGACGGCCGTCGATATCTCATTCATCGGACCGACAAGGATGGTTTCCGGCTTGAGGGAGCAATACAGCGAGAAACAAGATGAATGGGATACCGAATGCAACGTGTACACTAACCTGCTGAGAATATTCGACAAAATGTCCTTTCCCATGCGACCGATCGATCCAGCGGCGGCCGGTGCCGAGGGGGAAGATGACTGTGGTATTTGCATGGGCTACCGCGATACGGAAAACCGCATCCCCATCGTTTCGTGTGATAATGAAAAGTGTTCCCTTATTTTTCATGTCTTCTGCCTGAAAGAGGTTGGTATAGCAACGGATGCCCACTGGCTTAGCAACGATTGTAACGCTcgcttttctccttctcttccagtGGTTCGCTACGCAGCGGGAAAGTAAAAAGTTCTTTACCATCTCGATTGGAAATTGTCCCTACTGCAAGCACAAGATATCTTCCAGTTTCGACGATCTGATTGCGTTATAAGCAAATACATATTTGTCTCGTGCTGCCCATTATCATGCGTATGCCTTAATACTGCAAGAAAGAATACAAAAAACGGATTTCAAACCGTGGAATTAACTTTGACCTGCGGATGCACGGAAACCGCGCATTTCGATCGCGCCATGTCAAACGCGAGGTCAATCACCAACACAGACAAAGCATCTGTTTGCGGAAGAATCGGGAAGGGTTTGCGGTTCCTACACCACAGACCTGATTTACCGATCCGCCCCTGATAACTGGACACTCGGCTTCTTatcagaaagcaaaggatgcaCATACATTTGTTACGCACTACTTGTTGCGGCGATATGGTTCCGAGATTTGTGGTGCCTTTGGCAATTGTTCTGCTTCCTCCAACATGAGGGATTTCAAACGATCTATTTTTAGAGACGGTCTAACGATAGACCGGCTTCCATTTCGCACGATAATCGATGGAATGCGCTAAATTATGATCAATTTTGAAATTTCCTACTCGCATCGGGTTGGGTTCCAATCGTTGCAGTAGTGAACATCCGACATCCACCCCACCTCTTCACTTTCGTTTGGTGGGCTTCAAAACAAATAGTATCGATTCTTTCAGTGCCGGATGATGTCACAATCCGGCTGACGCCGTATCCTTACGGCTTCTTTCGCAGGGTTTTGGCAATATGGAAACAAGATGCAGACAAGATTTGTTTACGGACTCGGACCTTGCAGTCGAAACATCACGGGACGAGTCGGCGAGGAGCGATCCATGTTTatattttactgttttttttttaattcttaaAATGTCACCGTACTATCAATCAGAACCGGCCAGAAGAAAGCggccttctctcttttttgtcCGCACAACTTGGTTGATCATGCAACAAAGCGTCGATGATGAGGGGGGTGTTGTTGGGGGTTTATGAAACTTATATCCCGCTGGTTTATGTTAATGCATATGTGTGAGTTGTGGTGCGTCACGCACGACTTGCAAGGGGATTCGGGGCAGGGTGTACTAGAACATGAGCCAGAAAGCAGTACACATCAAGCCCGATGAAGCGACGATCGAAACCACGATGGATGAGAGTCGTGCTCCAGCACCCCCCGGGAAGGAGCGCGGTCAGAGCCGGTTTGAAGATGGtgcaagaaggaaaaagaggaagaggcgGGAGCGAGTACAGAGGACAGAGACGATTTAAGAAGAGACCGGAATCTCTGGCGTCTTTTGGCTGGTGCTCTCGGCTTCCTTCTTCGACACCTCCTCGAAGTTCTCGGTCAGTTCCGGtacatcgtcgtcctcctcggcAACGGCCGCCGTCGCCAGCTTCTTCAGCTGGTTCAGACCCTCCGGGCCCAGCTGCGACAGAATGTTCGGCAGCATGTCGGTGATCATCTTCGATTCGCTGTGACCGGTGATGGCGAACGTGTTGGTGGCGAGCGACGCCTGCGTCTTGGGGTTGTTGAAGTGAATCACCGTGCCATCGTTTTTGATCATGTTCACCTCCTCGATGCCGGGGATGGTGTTCACACCGAGCTTCTTCAGCGACAGCTGCAGCTTCTTATCGTCGACGGCCGAGCTCGTGTGCACGATCTTCTTCTTGCGGCGGGGCATACCCTTGCCGCCGATGCGCACCTCGTTCTGCATCTTCTTCAGCTTTTCCGCGTTCATCTTGGCTACCGGAATCTAGGCAACGGGCCGCTTCTGCACTGCAATGGTCGGGAGTCCGCGGGGACGAAAACAGAAACGGGATTGTTAGCGAAAAACGGGCTCAATTTTGCACTTTTCAGCAGCTGGAAGAAACGCACGTGAAAATTGTGACAATCTCGCCGGACGAAAAAGCGGAAGCGAAGCACCCCACCAGCAAATCTACGGATCTGTCACAATTTTCTTCACTAAAATTAGACCAGCTTCGTTTCGGTCGTAGGCCAGCTTTCGACCAGTTTGCCTTTGTAGCCGAAAATGAGATTTTTACCGTAAATCCCGCTGATTTTAAACTTGCTAACGATGTACATCGCACATGAGTTTTATTTTCTATCACAATCACTTCTCTTTATCGTATTTTTATCACCCAAACTACCCTTTATTgataaaaaacacacaaatgacAAACACTTTGGGGCTGGCACAGGTCTCTGCTAAAATGGCCAAAAGTGGATTGTTTTCGTGCCAAAATTGGCACTCGGTCATCGCGCTCATCGCGCACTTTGGTCAACAGAGCTCCAGGTAAAGATAAGTTGCATCTTTTTCGTGAATTAATTATTTCGTGCTCTCCTGTGACTGTGGCCATCGTTTCACGGCCACCAGCTCTAACGGGAGATAAACGAGTTTCCCAAGAGCCCGCTGGCCAACGAAATTGGCAAATCGCGTTGCCACACACAGCTCGCGGAACGCTTCAGCAAAACAACTTTCGAGTGCCAGTTTTTGACGACGTCACTGCGCGTTAGCCAGCAGGAATTAGAGGAGTTTGATAAAGAAAGTTCGTCGGTGGTTCGT
Proteins encoded in this region:
- the LOC126578017 gene encoding transcription factor BTF3 homolog 4, whose amino-acid sequence is MNAEKLKKMQNEVRIGGKGMPRRKKKIVHTSSAVDDKKLQLSLKKLGVNTIPGIEEVNMIKNDGTVIHFNNPKTQASLATNTFAITGHSESKMITDMLPNILSQLGPEGLNQLKKLATAAVAEEDDDVPELTENFEEVSKKEAESTSQKTPEIPVSS
- the LOC126574236 gene encoding ubiquitin-like domain-containing CTD phosphatase 1, translated to MAEDMKNKGTLFIITRNDGDAVFRIAVAHANTTVIFPLGTGRRWIDRSHGKGHFVEYSQQIVVHGSFFGIPCLRLNIFEVWRRFDVRAKRGKETDGAGKKKPGVVIRGIIRESGHAKRSPAMDAKEVTIIIKWSGKEFPIEDLTEHDTVAVLRHEICKKTQVRPERQKLLNLKHKGKPVTDDVRLGVLELKPNFKLMMVGSLESDIMEASSRPTDIGSVVNDLDKEEEDNVPLENKEIYLTKINKRIKEYTIKELNPPREGKRLLVLDIDYTIFDHRSVAENGAELMRPYLHEFLSAAYKDYDIAIWSATSMRWIVEKMKLLGVTDESRDYKLVFMLDDAAMITVLCPLRGVIEVKPLGVIWGKYSQYSSKNTIMFDDLRRNFLMNPKSGLRIKPFSEAHLNRHKDKELLKLAKYLKAIAENCDDFDTLNHRRWEDYLSKKRSS